Proteins from one Flammeovirgaceae bacterium genomic window:
- a CDS encoding acyltransferase: protein MSNLPDRPIPKYLRIVREVLRYKRKIIIRIRLRNRIQWGKNVMFGKKIELRPPGFILIGDNVSIGPWFLSETNAKIGSDVLISSKVSFIGNDHKFDNPNTSIFFSGRLPASTVILEGDNLIGYGTIIVGNVTIGKGCIVGAGSLVTKDLPAYYVCAGVPAKPLRKRYPVTNNLHED from the coding sequence ATGAGCAACTTGCCAGATCGACCAATACCTAAATACCTAAGAATTGTACGGGAGGTGTTGCGGTACAAAAGAAAGATTATTATTAGGATTCGTTTACGAAACAGGATACAATGGGGCAAGAATGTGATGTTTGGTAAAAAGATTGAGCTTCGCCCCCCTGGATTTATTTTGATTGGGGATAATGTTAGTATCGGCCCATGGTTTTTGTCAGAAACGAATGCCAAAATTGGTTCGGATGTTTTGATTTCCAGTAAGGTTTCTTTCATCGGCAATGACCACAAGTTTGATAATCCAAATACTTCGATTTTCTTCTCAGGTCGTCTTCCGGCCTCTACCGTGATTTTGGAAGGCGATAACCTCATTGGCTATGGAACAATAATTGTTGGCAACGTTACTATAGGAAAGGGCTGTATTGTTGGGGCTGGGTCATTGGTAACGAAAGACCTCCCAGCCTACTATGTCTGTGCTGGGGTCCCTGCAAAGCCACTAAGGAAAAGGTATCCGGTAACGAATAATCTTCATGAAGATTAG
- a CDS encoding oligosaccharide flippase family protein: MEIGNLKIQGIQLIKTYSFSVVSVLSFAITFVQNFIFAAILERELFGKIFLLSSLFSVFSYLFVFGLDTAVFKFYYDPKFENKKELRGSIFFAWLVLSIGLLIVVMIVGYVVIQQLGYDLIKFDLGYLLLAVSGMMFSFFLICQQYFVASKQIGLYALVSLGVRLILLIFNLGALLLFHGDLDFFVYSYFIATCSIFIILLFYLDIPRSSKINKGSIRDIFSFSFPLVINALLAIGFTNGYRVLISAILSFSGLALFGIISQIASAYYIGISSLLLPHNPAAYQYLQERNSLTKEVPKYKKKCVQLGSVGFIVILGMSLVFLRFFKGGEYYDGLMMLPILMLAQFVFLMYSHENIVLSFYKATLRITQSTFIGIVLMLLTFYFLISYFGVWGACLVTLIGYSSQYFSARIFKYRI, translated from the coding sequence GTGGAAATAGGGAACCTCAAAATCCAGGGGATTCAACTCATTAAGACATATTCTTTCTCAGTTGTGTCGGTTTTAAGTTTTGCGATTACTTTTGTCCAAAATTTTATTTTTGCAGCAATATTGGAGAGAGAACTGTTTGGCAAGATTTTCCTACTGTCCTCCTTGTTTTCCGTATTCTCCTACTTATTTGTTTTTGGATTGGATACGGCCGTATTTAAATTTTACTATGACCCAAAATTTGAAAATAAAAAAGAACTAAGGGGCTCAATTTTTTTTGCTTGGTTAGTCCTTTCCATCGGGCTATTGATTGTTGTGATGATAGTAGGCTATGTAGTGATTCAACAGTTGGGATATGACTTGATAAAATTTGATTTAGGGTATTTGCTGTTAGCTGTATCAGGGATGATGTTCTCTTTTTTTCTCATTTGTCAGCAGTATTTTGTTGCATCAAAACAGATCGGGCTTTATGCATTGGTGTCTTTAGGGGTTAGGTTGATCCTCTTGATCTTTAACTTGGGGGCATTGCTTCTTTTTCATGGTGATCTTGATTTTTTTGTCTACAGTTATTTTATTGCTACTTGCAGTATCTTTATAATTTTGCTTTTTTATTTGGATATACCCAGGTCGTCAAAAATAAATAAAGGGTCAATTCGTGACATATTTTCTTTTTCCTTTCCTTTGGTAATCAACGCATTGTTGGCTATTGGCTTCACTAATGGCTACAGGGTATTAATATCGGCCATACTTTCATTTAGTGGATTGGCATTATTTGGGATTATTAGTCAGATAGCGAGTGCTTATTATATAGGCATAAGTTCATTACTCCTACCCCATAATCCAGCGGCATATCAATATTTACAGGAAAGAAATAGTTTGACAAAAGAAGTCCCCAAATATAAGAAAAAGTGTGTGCAGTTAGGCTCCGTTGGCTTTATTGTCATTTTGGGGATGTCCTTGGTTTTTTTAAGGTTTTTTAAAGGTGGAGAGTATTACGATGGCTTAATGATGCTTCCCATTCTCATGCTAGCGCAATTCGTTTTTCTGATGTATTCTCATGAGAATATTGTCCTTTCTTTCTATAAGGCTACTTTACGCATCACCCAATCCACTTTTATTGGTATTGTGTTGATGCTGTTGACTTTTTATTTTTTGATTTCATATTTCGGGGTTTGGGGTGCATGCTTGGTAACACTTATTGGTTACTCAAGCCAATATTTTTCAGCAAGAATTTTCAAGTACAGAATTTAA
- a CDS encoding DUF115 domain-containing protein: MSSLLKNIGKKILFELHQVGETCLSIILIITFSKFYGKRLIKANKNDSCIVLGNGPSLSSQIDEIKGIRSGRSLLCVNEFPLSLLFDELKPNYYTLLDPHYWFRTDGKVPGLTHQVLNAIANKVKWDITLLLPFEMKSVIEESTLAKHELSQFISISYYNRTPVSGFKYFKFKMYDFNWGMPFAHNVLVAAIYLIIVADYRKILVYGADHSWHEQIVVTKDNILRIREDHFKYELDERPISEREEMYEPIYKFSFAESGDREIYKLHEIFDAYSKVHLGYWVLKGYSEYRGVKIYNLSNKSYIDAFDRYMK, from the coding sequence ATGAGCTCTTTATTAAAGAATATTGGTAAGAAGATACTGTTTGAGCTTCATCAGGTAGGAGAGACATGCCTCTCCATAATCCTGATTATCACATTCTCCAAGTTCTATGGTAAACGTTTAATAAAGGCTAATAAAAATGATAGCTGTATTGTCCTTGGAAACGGCCCCTCATTATCATCTCAGATTGATGAGATTAAGGGCATAAGATCAGGGCGTTCTTTATTATGTGTGAATGAGTTTCCCCTCTCGTTACTTTTTGACGAATTAAAGCCCAATTATTATACACTATTGGATCCTCACTATTGGTTTCGAACAGATGGTAAAGTACCAGGTTTGACACATCAAGTTTTAAATGCAATCGCCAACAAAGTCAAATGGGATATCACCTTATTATTGCCTTTTGAGATGAAATCCGTAATTGAGGAATCTACTCTCGCGAAGCATGAGCTAAGCCAATTCATTTCCATAAGTTATTACAATCGAACACCTGTTTCCGGATTTAAGTATTTTAAGTTTAAAATGTATGATTTTAATTGGGGAATGCCCTTTGCCCACAACGTATTAGTTGCAGCAATTTATTTAATAATTGTAGCTGACTATAGGAAAATTTTAGTTTATGGAGCCGATCATTCTTGGCATGAACAGATTGTAGTGACTAAGGATAATATATTGCGCATACGGGAAGACCACTTTAAATACGAGTTAGATGAAAGGCCCATTTCTGAACGCGAGGAAATGTATGAACCAATATACAAGTTTTCGTTTGCAGAGTCAGGTGATAGGGAAATTTATAAATTACATGAAATCTTTGATGCTTATTCGAAAGTTCACCTAGGTTATTGGGTATTGAAGGGATATTCTGAATATCGTGGCGTTAAGATTTATAACCTTAGTAACAAATCCTACATAGATGCATTTGACCGTTATATGAAATGA
- a CDS encoding WcaI family glycosyltransferase, which produces MKILVYGINYSPELIGIGKYTAEMCEWLAEQGDEVEVITGMPSYPNWEVFDRYKRRWWFTETINLVKVHRSPLYVPKKVTGVTRILHEISFGISTLVFWVPRLFRRYDVIICISPPLQLGLAGIIYKMFHKTLFIYHIQDLQLDAAKQLGLIKSKFLLSVVEGLEKIILKKSHYVSTISDGMIRKVNSKGIPTDKIVSFRNWIDTSLMAPATPDPSIRSLFGIDSSKKVILYSGNIGEKQGIEIIIEVAEALKESEVFFLIIGNGAFKKKLQSLAQLKKLKNIDFFPLQPIELLPAILNIADLHLVLQKKAAADLVMPSKLTAILSVGGAAIVSAERGTTLFDIVDQNRIGILIEPESACALRMAISQNLNKDLDVIRQNARDYAQSYLEKWAIMSQFHAFLKDKAYF; this is translated from the coding sequence ATGAAAATTCTAGTATATGGAATAAATTACAGTCCAGAATTAATAGGTATCGGTAAGTACACTGCCGAAATGTGCGAGTGGTTGGCTGAGCAGGGCGATGAGGTGGAGGTAATTACAGGAATGCCGTCCTATCCCAATTGGGAAGTATTCGATAGGTACAAGCGCAGGTGGTGGTTTACAGAGACTATTAACCTTGTTAAGGTGCATCGGAGCCCATTGTATGTGCCCAAGAAGGTAACTGGGGTTACAAGAATACTACATGAAATTTCGTTTGGAATAAGTACGCTAGTGTTTTGGGTTCCACGTCTATTCAGAAGGTATGATGTTATTATTTGCATTTCACCTCCACTGCAGTTGGGTCTGGCCGGAATTATCTATAAGATGTTTCACAAAACCTTATTTATCTATCATATTCAAGACCTTCAACTTGATGCGGCAAAACAATTGGGATTAATAAAAAGTAAATTTCTATTAAGTGTTGTTGAGGGATTGGAAAAAATAATTTTGAAAAAATCTCACTATGTAAGCACGATAAGTGATGGCATGATAAGAAAAGTTAATAGTAAAGGAATTCCAACTGATAAAATAGTAAGTTTCAGAAACTGGATTGATACCTCTTTGATGGCGCCTGCGACTCCGGACCCTAGTATAAGAAGCTTGTTTGGAATTGATTCATCCAAAAAAGTGATTCTTTATTCTGGTAATATTGGAGAGAAGCAAGGCATTGAAATAATTATTGAAGTTGCGGAGGCATTAAAAGAAAGTGAGGTATTCTTTTTAATCATTGGGAACGGTGCGTTCAAAAAAAAACTTCAAAGCTTGGCACAATTGAAGAAGTTGAAAAATATTGATTTTTTCCCTTTGCAACCTATCGAATTGCTACCAGCAATTTTAAATATTGCGGACCTTCATTTGGTGCTGCAAAAGAAAGCAGCCGCAGACTTAGTTATGCCTTCAAAACTTACCGCGATTCTTTCGGTTGGAGGAGCGGCAATTGTGTCAGCTGAAAGGGGAACTACACTCTTTGATATAGTTGATCAGAATAGAATCGGGATCCTCATTGAACCGGAAAGCGCATGTGCATTGCGAATGGCTATTTCGCAAAACCTTAATAAGGATTTGGATGTGATAAGGCAGAATGCACGTGATTACGCCCAGTCTTATCTCGAAAAGTGGGCCATCATGAGCCAGTTTCATGCTTTTCTCAAAGACAAGGCATATTTTTAG
- a CDS encoding O-antigen ligase family protein, translated as MKISQQGVYYFILGALILAPLHFVIADTQIFYVQTILIVLLLVYYGFYKNELTIQFRTIPFGPDGIYYLYLGWVFISFLLNLSLSFDDFDIQLNRFVSMGMTTLLLSGFFIGKSLKNVLGNLKDFVKGIYFTYLLVIISIIFIFAIQRNLDLYVVRRIIGQRLPFVIAYVSVVAAVYFFMGRPKKIYLFLLIVSGTVTVVASLTRAAYIQMFISFVVLFGREIRKYFFRVILILTVVVLAGFAISRIFKDVDSIKQISARIELLLDVKAQSQDDVSGSFRLEMWRFLINKLLDDPIRLMIGYGQLGPTHVAQEFVSSDGTTGNNAHSQYLDIVIREGLIGLFLFLLLCFKCISLGFSKHWPNDDVRLFVLANSVGLIGLMFYGFFHETFRYPLFGFYFWFYLGILSRLIRFKAYAS; from the coding sequence ATGAAGATTAGCCAACAAGGAGTTTATTATTTTATTTTGGGCGCCCTCATACTTGCCCCATTACATTTTGTAATTGCCGATACACAAATATTCTATGTACAAACGATTTTAATAGTTTTATTGCTTGTTTATTACGGCTTCTATAAAAATGAACTGACCATTCAATTCAGAACCATTCCATTTGGGCCTGATGGTATATATTATCTTTATTTAGGCTGGGTATTTATTTCTTTTTTACTCAATTTGTCATTGAGCTTTGATGATTTTGATATCCAGTTAAATAGGTTCGTTTCAATGGGCATGACTACTTTACTCCTGTCCGGGTTTTTTATTGGGAAAAGCCTAAAAAATGTTCTGGGTAATTTGAAGGATTTTGTAAAAGGTATATATTTTACTTATTTACTCGTAATTATTTCGATAATTTTCATTTTTGCCATTCAAAGAAATCTGGATTTGTATGTAGTGAGAAGAATTATAGGACAAAGATTGCCGTTTGTCATAGCTTATGTTTCAGTAGTGGCAGCCGTATACTTCTTTATGGGCCGCCCGAAAAAGATATATTTGTTTTTATTGATTGTTTCTGGCACCGTGACGGTGGTGGCGTCTTTAACCAGGGCTGCTTACATACAAATGTTTATATCATTTGTTGTTCTGTTTGGGCGGGAAATTAGGAAATATTTTTTCAGGGTAATTTTGATTTTAACAGTTGTTGTTCTGGCAGGATTTGCAATTTCAAGGATATTTAAGGATGTGGATTCCATTAAGCAAATAAGTGCAAGGATAGAATTACTACTTGATGTGAAAGCACAAAGCCAGGATGATGTGTCCGGATCCTTTAGACTGGAGATGTGGAGGTTTTTAATAAATAAATTGCTGGATGACCCCATACGTCTAATGATTGGATATGGACAATTAGGCCCAACTCACGTGGCTCAAGAATTTGTTTCTTCCGATGGGACAACCGGGAACAATGCCCATAGTCAATATTTGGATATAGTAATTAGGGAGGGGCTGATAGGATTATTTCTCTTTTTACTTTTGTGCTTTAAATGCATTTCTTTAGGGTTTTCGAAACATTGGCCAAATGATGATGTCAGGTTGTTTGTATTGGCAAACTCTGTTGGATTGATAGGATTAATGTTTTATGGCTTCTTTCATGAAACTTTTAGATATCCACTTTTCGGTTTCTATTTTTGGTTTTATTTAGGAATTCTTTCAAGATTAATAAGATTTAAGGCATATGCTAGTTAG
- a CDS encoding O-antigen ligase family protein, with translation MKRGFYWSILVFVFTIPISSFISTKLLIAFLFISLFLRSNKGSLLVAIEKSWDVLFFFLVLIMGLLNTNDIVTGLRVLETSFSLLALLFVFSRLSNFHDSLFSNMFLSFIAGLLVACLICLVSAGISFNSSGDFHEFFYYQLTDVIKLHPTYMAYYIIAAITYVIYMVYYRIQRISKKVLLPVSVFFFCMLMLTGGRTAYVSLLLVLAFFILKFMTDEEKAQKINGFLLAICLSMSLLGLSSLDYFGNELNISNDYWERSILWKSALKANPNPLLGVGTGDYKEVLNSYYQAHGMQEYAKDSYNSHNQFIQIYFSNGIIGLLALVIMLARPLYLSVRSHNTLGVLLFFPFIIYGVTEVFLGRYQGVVFFALLHQIIVHQYYSNKPYLALKGD, from the coding sequence ATGAAAAGGGGATTTTATTGGTCAATACTTGTTTTTGTTTTTACCATCCCTATATCTTCTTTCATAAGTACAAAACTCTTGATAGCCTTCTTGTTTATTTCACTCTTTTTAAGATCTAATAAAGGGTCGCTTTTAGTTGCTATCGAAAAGTCTTGGGATGTTTTATTTTTTTTTCTAGTGCTAATCATGGGGCTTTTAAATACCAATGACATTGTGACCGGATTAAGGGTGCTGGAAACAAGTTTTAGCTTACTGGCACTATTGTTTGTTTTCAGTCGTTTGAGCAATTTCCATGATTCACTGTTTTCAAATATGTTCTTGTCTTTTATTGCGGGGCTTTTAGTTGCATGTTTAATATGTTTGGTAAGTGCAGGCATTAGTTTTAATAGTTCCGGGGATTTTCATGAGTTTTTCTACTATCAGCTGACGGATGTAATTAAACTGCATCCAACCTATATGGCCTATTACATTATAGCAGCTATTACATATGTCATTTATATGGTTTATTATCGAATACAAAGAATCAGTAAAAAAGTCCTTTTGCCTGTATCGGTGTTTTTCTTTTGCATGCTAATGTTGACAGGTGGCAGGACAGCCTATGTAAGTTTACTTCTTGTATTGGCCTTTTTCATTTTAAAATTTATGACAGATGAGGAGAAGGCTCAAAAAATAAATGGATTTTTATTGGCTATTTGTTTATCGATGAGCCTATTGGGTTTAAGCTCATTGGATTATTTCGGGAATGAATTAAATATAAGCAATGACTATTGGGAACGCTCCATACTTTGGAAATCTGCCCTCAAGGCCAATCCAAACCCGTTGCTTGGTGTGGGGACCGGTGATTATAAAGAGGTTTTGAACAGTTACTATCAAGCCCACGGAATGCAAGAATATGCCAAAGACAGCTATAACTCACACAATCAATTTATACAGATTTACTTTTCAAATGGGATAATTGGCCTGCTGGCCCTGGTCATAATGCTTGCCCGGCCACTTTACCTTTCCGTTAGAAGCCACAACACATTAGGCGTCTTGCTTTTCTTCCCATTTATAATTTATGGGGTTACTGAGGTCTTTCTAGGAAGGTACCAGGGTGTAGTGTTTTTTGCCTTGCTCCACCAAATTATTGTACATCAATATTACTCTAATAAGCCATACCTGGCATTGAAAGGGGATTAG
- a CDS encoding exopolysaccharide biosynthesis polyprenyl glycosylphosphotransferase, translating into MTNFTRGLLFLGDILFLNLAILLSSNLFEPNFELGATNNIYLLIFSNLVWLFLVVVSTPYNIGKSWSIPKILKSQLAFIFVHSIVVASLFFLFNKAYPIFQIVAIYLIFVPLFFLFRVLFFYLRKVMTKETMVKNYIIIGKNDLSQEVRRYFLMNPDIGYKFHGYFEFVSGKFDHKEIQKFCENKEIHEIYYCLPNAPKTEIAQLVNYGLSSLVKVKLIVEPNTPQQAISLEKYDVQPGLNLATIPLDDARNQFVKRIFDIFFSGIFMALILSWLVPLIGLIIKLDSKGPVFFVQWRSGEGNKPFKCLKFRSMKVNQEADTKQATKDDPRITKLGHFLRKSSIDELPQFLNVLGGSMSVVGPRPHMLKHTEEYSKVIEKFLGRHYVKPGITGLAQCMGYRGETKDLADMENRVRLDRHYIENWTFWLDIKIIFLTVVSLIRGSDKAY; encoded by the coding sequence ATGACCAACTTTACCCGGGGGCTTCTTTTTCTTGGTGACATCCTTTTCCTGAATTTGGCCATTTTATTGTCCTCCAACCTTTTTGAGCCAAACTTTGAATTAGGGGCAACCAACAATATTTACTTGCTTATTTTCAGCAACCTGGTTTGGCTGTTTTTGGTGGTGGTTTCCACACCTTATAATATCGGTAAAAGCTGGTCAATCCCTAAGATACTAAAAAGCCAACTGGCCTTTATCTTTGTCCACTCAATAGTAGTGGCGTCCCTGTTCTTTCTTTTTAACAAGGCCTACCCCATTTTCCAGATCGTTGCAATCTACTTGATTTTTGTGCCATTGTTTTTCCTATTCAGGGTTTTGTTCTTTTACCTAAGAAAGGTGATGACCAAGGAAACAATGGTTAAAAACTATATCATAATTGGGAAGAATGATTTATCGCAGGAGGTGCGCAGGTATTTTCTTATGAACCCAGATATAGGATATAAGTTCCATGGTTACTTTGAATTTGTGTCTGGAAAATTTGACCATAAAGAAATACAAAAATTTTGCGAGAACAAGGAAATTCACGAGATATACTATTGCCTTCCAAACGCACCAAAGACTGAAATAGCACAATTGGTAAATTACGGATTGAGCTCCTTGGTCAAGGTAAAACTCATTGTAGAGCCCAATACGCCACAGCAGGCCATAAGCCTTGAAAAATATGACGTCCAACCGGGATTGAATTTGGCCACCATACCGTTGGATGATGCAAGGAACCAGTTTGTAAAAAGGATTTTTGATATCTTTTTTTCCGGCATTTTTATGGCACTCATTTTATCGTGGCTGGTCCCACTGATTGGCCTCATTATCAAGTTGGACTCCAAAGGCCCAGTTTTTTTTGTTCAGTGGAGAAGTGGTGAGGGGAACAAACCATTTAAGTGCCTTAAGTTCCGGTCCATGAAAGTCAATCAGGAGGCCGACACAAAACAGGCTACAAAAGACGACCCAAGGATCACAAAACTAGGTCACTTTTTAAGGAAGAGCAGTATTGATGAGTTGCCCCAGTTCTTGAATGTTTTGGGAGGTTCAATGTCGGTTGTAGGGCCTAGGCCACACATGCTGAAGCACACGGAAGAGTATAGTAAAGTGATTGAAAAGTTTTTAGGACGGCACTATGTTAAACCGGGCATAACAGGCCTTGCCCAGTGCATGGGGTACAGAGGGGAAACAAAAGACCTGGCGGATATGGAAAATAGGGTACGGTTGGACAGGCACTATATCGAAAACTGGACTTTTTGGTTAGATATCAAAATCATTTTCCTGACTGTGGTTAGTTTGATAAGAGGTAGTGATAAAGCCTATTGA
- a CDS encoding FkbM family methyltransferase, which produces MIKVLQVLDQQGFEAFSAFKRGYSISSYRIVKAIKGHCNEFNTIIDVGANQGQFALAAKALYPQAKLFSFEPLEEMCERFRRNTKHLNGIELYNVALGTEGGIIDFYRNDHTHASSVLPISKEQVAAIPTTASTTKIKVKVQRLDEAIPLLFLKGPILLKLDVQGFEKNVLEGGSTHIQQIDFIVFEASFIPMYDGEPLFDEMNQYLKGLGFQLVAPVGFLEGKDGAIIQMDFLYKRTKSI; this is translated from the coding sequence TTGATAAAGGTACTGCAGGTGTTGGATCAGCAAGGGTTTGAAGCTTTTAGTGCTTTTAAAAGAGGATATTCGATATCATCCTATAGAATTGTTAAAGCGATTAAAGGACATTGTAATGAATTTAATACCATTATTGATGTTGGGGCCAATCAAGGGCAATTTGCGCTCGCAGCAAAGGCCTTATATCCTCAGGCCAAACTATTTTCATTTGAGCCTTTGGAAGAAATGTGCGAGAGGTTTAGAAGGAATACGAAACATTTGAACGGGATTGAACTATATAATGTTGCGCTCGGAACCGAGGGTGGGATCATAGATTTTTACAGAAATGACCATACCCATGCAAGTTCTGTGTTGCCAATTTCAAAAGAGCAGGTTGCCGCTATTCCAACCACTGCCTCAACCACCAAAATTAAAGTAAAAGTCCAACGACTTGATGAAGCAATCCCACTATTATTTCTTAAAGGGCCAATATTATTGAAGTTGGATGTTCAGGGTTTTGAGAAGAATGTTTTAGAAGGGGGCTCTACACATATTCAACAAATTGATTTCATAGTATTTGAGGCTTCATTTATTCCTATGTATGATGGAGAACCCTTGTTTGATGAAATGAACCAATATTTGAAGGGCCTGGGTTTTCAATTAGTTGCCCCAGTTGGTTTTTTGGAAGGAAAGGATGGGGCTATAATTCAAATGGATTTTTTATATAAGAGAACGAAGTCTATCTAA
- a CDS encoding O-antigen ligase family protein, with product MGIRRKYWSDFKLICLAAILLVLPYSYRVSSIVMAILLLYTLYQIIVKNEPIEFLTRFSFWAPASFIVISLIGLSYSLNLKDGLGAIERQLPLLVFPAILSQSGISRGQFKTLQKVYVVSLVLMMAILEIRTIWLLSHSKEHGFLTYFFSYYHTYENLTTTYLAQPVYIGAYIVLSNMFCITIIKEKSSNGWWFYLFALLFGSFFLFQLAARSSIILNFILIPLYIVYLFYLKKKLILGSVLAMGILTASVILFSTSGFSKLRMQWIVKEFQSGNIYQVDPQSRLIIWPIALDIIVDNWILGVGTGDAEDALISSYKSRGLQALFENKLNAHNQYLTTIMRHGILGIIVLLLNFSIPLIIYSKSHNPEAFLFTLLIMGFFLTENVLGRAQGVIFFSLFHSVYLTTSFGKLTHENSSIWNKLQSRINRYR from the coding sequence ATGGGAATAAGGCGCAAATATTGGAGCGATTTCAAATTAATTTGCTTAGCAGCCATTTTATTAGTTCTGCCCTATTCTTATAGGGTTAGTAGCATTGTTATGGCTATTCTCCTTTTATACACTTTGTATCAGATAATTGTAAAAAATGAGCCAATTGAGTTTCTGACCAGGTTTTCATTTTGGGCGCCTGCTTCTTTTATTGTAATCTCACTTATAGGGTTAAGTTATTCATTAAACCTCAAAGATGGGCTCGGGGCTATTGAGAGGCAATTGCCCCTATTGGTCTTCCCTGCTATTTTGAGCCAATCAGGCATTTCGAGAGGCCAGTTTAAAACGTTGCAAAAAGTATATGTAGTAAGCCTTGTTTTGATGATGGCTATTTTGGAAATCCGGACAATTTGGTTGCTCAGTCATAGCAAGGAGCATGGGTTTTTAACATATTTTTTTTCCTACTACCATACCTATGAGAATTTAACGACTACTTACCTGGCTCAACCAGTTTATATTGGGGCATATATTGTACTGTCGAACATGTTTTGCATTACCATCATCAAAGAAAAATCAAGTAATGGATGGTGGTTCTACTTATTTGCCCTTCTGTTTGGATCATTTTTCTTATTTCAATTGGCAGCCCGGAGTTCTATCATATTGAATTTTATATTGATTCCGTTATACATTGTATATCTTTTCTATTTAAAAAAGAAATTGATATTGGGCAGCGTGCTGGCAATGGGCATATTAACCGCCTCTGTGATATTGTTTTCAACATCGGGATTTTCTAAATTAAGAATGCAATGGATTGTCAAGGAGTTTCAATCTGGCAATATTTATCAGGTAGATCCACAGTCAAGATTGATTATTTGGCCAATAGCATTGGACATAATAGTTGATAATTGGATTTTGGGAGTAGGTACAGGAGATGCTGAGGATGCTTTGATTTCATCATACAAATCCAGGGGCCTGCAAGCACTCTTTGAAAACAAATTAAATGCTCATAACCAGTATTTAACTACAATTATGAGACATGGAATTTTAGGCATTATTGTGCTCTTGTTGAACTTTTCAATTCCATTGATCATTTACTCTAAAAGCCATAACCCTGAAGCATTCCTTTTTACTCTTTTGATAATGGGTTTTTTTTTAACTGAGAATGTATTAGGTAGGGCACAGGGAGTTATATTTTTTTCACTTTTTCATTCTGTATATTTGACAACTTCATTTGGAAAGTTAACTCATGAAAATTCTAGTATATGGAATAAATTACAGTCCAGAATTAATAGGTATCGGTAA